GTTAAGGATGTGCTAGGTGAGTTTCCGCTGCCTGTCAAAGCTGAGGGAGAAAAGTCAAGGTGTGTTGCTTTACCTCTGATAAAGACAAACCAAAAGAGGCCTCATGGACAACTGCCAACAAGGCACGGAAGGTCACAACATGGCTGCTGATCCTGTGACTCTACTCTGTTACCATGAGCAGCTTTTTCCCAATTCTCTGTTGTCCTGCAGTGAGCTTTTTTGTTCGTTGTTCTGCTTTGACACATCTATCTCagctgggtttttgtttttcttttttcctctaggATCCTGCTTTAATCTGAATCTAATTGTTTCATATTAACTTGGGAATGCAACCCTCGGAGGTTAAACAGGCTAGCACACAACAGATGGACCTTACAGATAACAAAGAATccacaattttgttttcagtattttctgccAAGTTAGTAAAGTGGGCttgactggggggggggatttcTCTTAGCAAACTGTACCTCAGAGGgatgtttgcttgcttgcttgctttttcaaaCCCACATTTCCCCAATTATAtggaaagctgtttttcctgtggGTAAAACCCCTCAGTACATATAAATAATCTTTGAAGTCAAACATTTtgggctggggaaagggagTTCTTTAATTAAGCTATTTTGGGTGAGATGAGgattatatattatatattattttggGTGAGATGGGAATTACAGCTAAACTTAGTTCAGCAGTAAGTGACAGGGattaaatctgaaattattttgtattaccTAGGAGCTCAAGGCAGGGACGAGGAGCTCGTTGTATTAGGAACTCCACAAATACATGTAGAGATGTAACAAGAACAGTGGTCTGGAAGCGAGGAAACGCCTCTGCCCAATTCCAGACAGAGCTCCCACCATCCATGACCTCAGCCAAGTCACTGACGGCTGCTCTCAGACAGCCTGCTACAGCACCTGCACCAAAGGAAGCACCGAAAAGTTCATGTTGACCCTACCAGACCCTGGGCTACGACAAAGGTGTGTGAGAATGTCTCAGCCTGTACTGTATGAGGGGCTCAGAAGGCATCAGGAGTTGGGAAGACTACGTGTAACAGAAGGGAGAAATCTGGGCAACAGTCTagtgaaatataaaatgagacAAGTCAATCACATTTGCACAAAAACACAGATCCAGCCAAATGAGTGAGTTCTTCCATCAGTGGATTCTAGCTGATAGAATTGTACCTaggtaattttaaagcaaaagcaaaacatcagaCATACAAGCACATACACACTAAGAGTTTTTTTACACAGAAACCCACAAGAATACTACACCAAAACCCCCTCCCTAAAGCAGTTAAAAGATAAAAACCTTTGTAAATCAAAACCACATTCTCCCAAACATGATATAATGTATTAATCAATACTGCATCTGCTCAACCATAGTTCTCTCTCTTACTACCTACATCCAGTGGCAACACTTGCCCCAGAATGCATATTAAGACATGATTCTTTAGTTCCTTCTGTTTTTGAAGACAGTAATGCTATCACTGTAGtatggaaaaaacaattttgaacaCACAGCTTGGTACaggaatataaagaaaaattgttagAAAGcctttttgattaaaataaaataaaattttcgATCTGTACATTTATTAGTGATCCAAGACCTTTACTTTCCCCAAAGCACTTTATTTCTCCTGATCTGACAGGGAAAAGCTGACACTGAAAGAGGCCATGCTAAGCTCCTGACTTTTCAACTGCCTTAAGTCTGTGCACAAGCTTTCTTGCCTGCATCGAGCTGGTTACTGGAATTAGACCTTAGACTGTGCAAGGCAAGAAATAACCCATAGTCCTTGAACAGCTTTACTAATCAAAACTCTTACTTGTATTTGCAGTGATCAACCAGCGGAATTTCCTTTGCAGGAGGCTTTCCCAAGGTGTCCTTAAattaaagagaattaaaaaaaaaaaaaaaaatcagtaaactTTATATGGTGatttcgttttttttttttttcccttctcagttAGAAACAAAGTTGAAGTCTCCAATCCCTCCATTCGCAATTCTGCAAAAACATTCTCTGGTGGGCTTTTGTAAGCATTATGAAGAATTCCCAGCccttcaaacaagaaaaaaagttcagtaaATTACACAGTGCCTGTAAGCAAACACCAGCACAAACACATTAAATGATAATGTTTAGTTGGCAGCTACAGAATTGAAACCAGCTTGGGACAATGGGCTATGTGAAGCCAAGTGTAACCAGATTAGCCAAAACTGTCTGGAGAGAGCTGGACTGTAGACTAAGTATGGAACTAAATAGTTATCAGCAACAGTTATCAGAAAGTTATCAACAACAAGACCAAGAAATAGAGATGACAGAAAAGGGCTTAAAAGACTGACACCACCACACAGACATCTTGGGGATAGAAGGGGAAGAGTTGGCTAATTTTGTTGTAATCGAAGAGGAGGAGATCGGCACTGGTTCTTTTTCTTACGTGTGCTGGTTTCCTTGAACAAAAAGTgtagacagaagaaaaatgtttggcCTGCCAGGCTCTAAAGACTCCTTCCTTTCATCCACCAGAGAGATGTAGCCATCAAGGGAACTACAAGCCTCCCCTACTCTAGAGGGCCACCCACAACTCTCCAACAAGACGCATCTCAATCATCAAAGCCATCTCGCAACGCTACCCTTTCTGGCCTTCACACTCAGGAGACAGACAACACCCACACACCTTCTCAGATTTCCAAGCCTGGTTTTTAGTGTACTCAGCATCAACGAGTTCTGGGTTTTCTCGGGACAGCAGAATGAGGGGATCTCTCTCAGGGCTCgttctgcaaaagaaatgctaTCAGTAATTGCCAAGCCACATGACCCAACACAGCTAACAAACTACAGGACTCAAGACCCTGGGGTCTTCATGAGGCTAACCTCCTTATGCGCCCCGAAAGCATTTTGAAGTGCCTACTATACAGTGTATTTCTGGGCAAGGGTATACTAGCAGAAGAGAGTGAATTATATGTCTTGAAATTATTTAAGGCCATGTTTCTCTATCTCACTTACGAAATATTTAATAGTATCATTTAAGCAATACCCAGGAGAGATCAGCAGAGATGTTGTTTCCTTCAGGTCTTATCTTCATGGGTGCCAAATACTTTAACTCCCTTCTAAGTCAGAGAGCGAGCGAAGAGATGCTAAGCATCTTCAGCACTCAATCCCTCTGACACTAACTTAAAACACTACTGATAAACAAGGTTGTGACATCCCTGAGACTCactcatcatcatcatctcctGAGCCTACCTAGTAAGATATCAAACCCATCCCTattggggatggaggaggaacaaaaagaaatagagtTTAATACTGTTTTCAAACTGTCGCTGGagagacagcaaaaataatCTACTCTCTTGTCCCCCACCACTCAGGTAATTTAACGCAAGAATACTTGTTGATTCACTTGCATGACGAATAAAGTATTCACACTGGCAAGAAGCATACACATCAATATCAAATCTTTAAATTTGTATCACGCACCTGCAGTTCccttcacagaagaaaacaagctggTTCCTAAGTGTGACAGTTTTACTCATTGAGCAATAACGTAGCAAATCCACCACAACTTCTGTTTCCAATATTAGATTTATAATAAACTAGTTGCAAATGGCAATTCTTATGGAGAATCACTAATGGTGAAATGCTGCTGTACAAAATATCTTGCTttccttacttttaaaaaacacattcagGGTTACATCTGTTTAGGTCTTGGAGATACAGAAACTTCTGTATACAGACAGCTTTCGCATCATTTTTTGCTAGAATCTCCTGCTATAGAAAAATATGCTCACCTGGATCCTCGGAAATATcctttagagatttttttcatccacggccatttttctgcagatctgaaaatattgtttatatATAGCAATAAATGATTTAATATAACCATGAAACAGTGCTCTCATCAGTTTTCACAGCATGATCTCTTTTTATCATTCTTCATTTTTGATGGAAATCACTTTCTTCATTATAGCAGAAAAAACTCTCAGCCAGGTCCAATGAAACAGGTTTTCCTGTGAATATTGTGTTTAATGCAACATGACATAGGCtacttttcagaatatttttcattcaaaacaatGAATTACACACAAGTCCCTCAGCAAATCTTTAAGGGTATTAAAGTTTACCTAAAGTTTGAATCCATTTTTTGcattgttgctttatttttcagtacttcATTGAATATGGATAGTGCAAAATGACTAGTTTCTAACCACTGtcatttcccattaaaaaaacccctgaactatagcaaacaaaaaaacctgcctaGTGTTGTGCATTTAAAACACAAGGGTTCATTCTTTTCCCAaataactttgattttaaatctaaaaaagTCCTTCAAAACAGCTgttcatgttttatttctgtcagtGCAGTCACCTACCTCCCTTCAGGGAACTTTTTGTTgcacttttttgtttcacttggCTTGATTATGTCAGTCCTGATCCCCAAACTGATCTGCACAGGTCAAGCTCTGCATCTGCTTGTAACCAGTGACACAAGTGGGGCTCACTGGGAAAGGAAGGATAACTAAATGCTTTGGATCTTGATTATATTTTATCGCATTAGGCTTCAGCTATGACCAATCCCACAGATCTTCAGATTTTAAAGAGGGAAACATTCAGCCTCGCATTCTGATGGCAAGTGATTGACATCaaggtgatttttcttcttgttactTTTCTACGTTCACTCACTGTCACACACCTTGTCACTCTCCATAGGAAACAGCCCCTTATTCTGCTAATAGTCAAAGATCCTGCCAAAAGAAAGACTCCCAGTCAGAAACATCTTCTGTCTTGCTCTCAAGCCCAGTAATGACTCTTGATTCTTGGGAATGAGTCCAGGTTTCTCTATTGCACAACAATACTCAAGTAAAAGCAGATCTAAAGAAGGCTTTCCTTTACCCTTCCAGAAGCTTACACAAACATCCTGGCTCATCCCTGCAGTGAAAAAACCACAGCTCTTAGAGATGTAGttggaaacaaaggaaaatatttccatgtgtCGGGGAAGATTTCTGCAGGCAAAAGATAACTGCTGCTTTATTGACAAACCCTATCCCAGCAAAAAATGATAGTAATCTGGCCCTGACAGCATGAAGAATGTGCATACTTTGTCCTCTGCATTCCTTACTAAAGTGTTGGAAACAGAGAAGCTAATTATAACTTCTAGTTACATCATCCAAGGTTTCCATGGAGAATTTTCATGCAGCAGTTAGGCTGTATGTAGTTAATGAGAGGCAGCAGGACAGATCACAGGCCAACAGACCTGTGGTCTTAGACTTTAATGTTGCCCTAATGCTACCCAGTGCTAGACGGCTTTTACTGTGAGTTTGTCTTCCATTAAATCTTCCCTTCCACATAACCATTTCCAAAACATACCTCCTGAGGTCCTCTCTCATGAGGTCCCAGCGTCCTAAACCTGTTGGGTAAATTGGCCAAACAGCTGGTCCTCCTTCCCAAAACGTCCAGGCAGGATACATGATATCATTGTATTCAGGTGtctaaagaaaaaggagagtaATGTAAGAATAAGAGTAATACCTACTTCAGTTTACTGACTGAGCTCACCAGTAATGAACGCCCCTTCTGGGAGTTCTGTCAGCTTTCTCCGTTACTGTCCTATGAGCAGCCAGGATAGctttcaataatttaaaaaaggctGTGTCTTGCTGTGTGACAACACGGGACTTTCATgttagaaaataacaaaaaagttcCAAGGATCAGTAAATAGCAGAAGACCTGAGCTCCATTCACCTTTCTAAAGACTTGTGTCTACGTGTAGCTACCAATGTTTTCTACTGATCATAAGTCGAGGCATTATTATCTCCTCTGAAATAGAGGCACTTCTGGACACTTTGACATTTAGACTTTCAACACTTCAGTTCATTCCAGCCTTCCTAAAGTTCACttaaaaattcaacaaataTTGATGTCATGCAAGAGTTTCAGTTCCTCAGTCCTATTTGGATCCTTAAATTTCCATTTAATCAGAGGGAATACCAGCACTTAAGACTAAACTCTTTCATGAAACAAGACTACAGGTCACTTCCTTATACTAGTAATAAACTTTTATCCAAATTATCCATCTATCTGTCACCTGAAGATACAGGAGAGAGTCCAGGGCCACCAATGTGATTACAAGGCTGGTGCCCATGATCTATAGAGCGTGTGCTTCTATGATCTGCTCCTTCTCAATCTTGCTATAAACAGGCATTGATAACAAACCACGACAgctccaccaccaccccagggTCAGCCCTGCAAGATGCAGAACTGGACAATCCTGCAATCCTTTATGCTTCCAGCCTTAGAAAGCACCCTGGACCAGCGTCCTGGAGCCTCGCTCAATTCTGGTAGGGACTAACACTGGCTGGTTAAATGTGAGCTGTGCTTGGGTCACCAGGTGTCAGTTAAGGTTAGGGCTGAGGTTACAGTTCAGATGCGACCATAGAATTCAGAAGGCACCCAGTGGCAGGATGATGAATATGGCTGCAAAGATTAAACTCCTGCAACCTGCTCTGCATCAGTTTGGGTTCTGCTGGCTAGAGTTAAGGCTGTGCGATGGTCAAGGGGCAAGACAGCTAGCTCTACTACAACATCTGGCAGTGAATATGGTTCTTGAATGACAGTGCTTGCAATGCTGTACTGAAATTCTAGAGAGAGTTTTAGGATGGCTGGGGAGTAGCCAATAGTTACAGATTGTGTTACGGTTCAGACTGCATGAGCTGAAGACCTGAGTAAGATGCTACTACAAGTTAGCCAAAACAGAACAGGGCCTGAACTAGCAAGAGCAAATGGTTTATTACTTCTTTTTGCAACTTACTGTCTGCTGGGCTTCCTCCAAGGACAGAATCACGATCAGGGTTAGGTAACGAGGGTGCAGGATTTCTGCATGTTGGGCATACACTAAGGCAAAGCAAGATTACCTGAAGCTTGAGGCATAATGATATTTTGTTGGAAAGGATAAGACACTACGCTACAGTCAGGTTTCACAATGGGAGGGCTCTCCAGCATGGGAACAGAGACACAGAGAATGAACGTCTCTGTGTGCATGcctctgcatgtgtgtgcatgttggGAGATGGAAAAGGGAATCCAGGGGAAAAAGGTTCACAGGAGACtaatattacagaaaagaagaaacacttaTCTGTGCTACCAAAAAAGAGGACTGAAATATCCATATTAAATGAGATTAACTGTATGACAGCTGACTGATGATCAAAAATCCTTAACAATGCTGATAAATTACAAATACGATTTTAACAGAGGCATTGTAGCAAATGACAGTGATGCTGGCACGTGTCCCATCCAGCTGTGCATCATTCCACTGTGGCAGAGGTACATTTTTTGACCTAGCAGAGGAGCtaatggggagaaaaagtgttCTATTGAATAAATCTGCAAATCTGTCTGCCAGGAAACTGGAAgcgaaagaaaacaaagagcaatAAAGAGCAAGCAATTTTGACACACAGAAAATCTGTGGGGAATCATCCTCAAAAACACATTCCCAAAAGAAAGGAGGACATGCATGTCTCAGCTCTTAAAGGTGTGCGCACcttactgaaggaaaagattGGAATAATGGGTTTCATCCACTTGGGGACCTGGGGATAGTCTCGCACATTGATCACCATTTCCATGTCAGGGAGGCGGTTGATGATCCCCAGAAGGAAGTGCTCAACTCCACTGCATCTATGGAGAAACGACATATGGCAAAGAGCTATAAGAAGGCAGAACCCTGCAGTCTCCTGCAGGCCTTTCTCTGCAcaggagcagaagaaacagtGAGCCTGAGTCATACCATGATGCAGGCTGGGAACTGCATACAGCAGCCTCTAAGCCCCCACGCAGTACAGACACCAGTGAAGCAACCCCTCCTGTTACGTCTGGCCTGACCTGCAGCTTTCTCTGGGATCCCACAATCAACCAACCCGTGGTAGTTGCACTGCAGTGCAACAATGATGCTTACCTCTTGCTACATTTAAGCCTCATACATAATTTCCTAGGCTTCTGCTCTAGTAAGGAATTCAGACCTCTGAAATACCATTGTGCTCAATCACTTTCAACTTAGCAGAGCTGGCAGTACTTCTGAGTCCCAGCTAGGAACACAAGATCTTCTGCACAGCTCTTACCTTGCAGGGAACAAGCAGTCCTGCTCACGGTACAATTTGTTCTTAATGATTTGGTAGTGCGTCCCAAGCTTCCGGCTCACCACATCTGATATTGTCTCCTTGGAAATGCCACCTCGAAAAGGAGCAAGGTCCTGCTTCCAgacactgaaatgaaacaatcaGTCATTATTATGTACAATAGGGAGGATACCGTGCATTAAATTACTGCAGTATACAGAACAGACTTTTAGCTAAATCAAGCTCCATGTAGCTTCCAGGAGTTCTGCTGCATGTGGCATAATAGAGAATTTGATTTAAGTCACTTGGAAGAGCTGTTACTCAGAGACTCAAAGGTCCAAGCTTCACTCTTTGAATATCTATGGGCTGCATGCCCAAACAGAAAGCCCAGCACAGGACTCTGCGGCTAAATCAACATGGACAACTCTAGTTACTCTCCCAGAAAGCACCTTACATACCCTGGGCAAGTTATGGATAAAAGCCTTCAACTCAGCCTTTGAGTTGCAAAGCTTGTGCTCTGGCCTTCCACAAATGATGGGCCACACCAAGACCAAATTACTCACACAACATCATGCtatttagatattaaaaaagaaagtaagagCCTAGTCACAAGGAATAGCATCACCCAATAATGCTGTCTGCGGTGAAAGCCAGCCCAGGAGGACAGGCCTATGTAGCACGTGTTCTGTGACAGCTGCACGGCACCAGTGAGCTCCAGGAATGTAGTATGAAAATATAAACCTAATGAATATAAGAACATACAGAAGGAGGATGCAGTTTATATAAATTTAGTCTAAAGATCCTCAGATCTAACTGCTTGGAGCATTTAACAACACTGTCAGATTCTAAGAGCCATGGTGACATCGTCCCCACTTTTTGATAGCCACTGCATCAATGCCTTAGTTTAATACAAGGCTGTTGGAGTGATCCCACTGTGAGGGTGCTCAAacactggcagaggttgcccagagtggCTGTGGAGTCTCTATTCTTTGAGATACTCAAAGCCTGACCGGACACCGTCCTGGCAACCCTGCTTGAGCAGtgttggacttcatgatctcaaagaggtcccctccaacctccAGGATTCTACTGTTTTGAAATCAGGTGGAAAACCGTTAAACATAAAGAATTGCCCCTGAAATGATGGGCTGACCACAGGACAAGCAGTCTGGCAGAGACACAAAAGTAATGAGCTTGAGAACAGGAAGACAGTTGCAGTTTTATGGCACATCCATGTCATTGTAATCTAAGCAACAACGGAAAGGTAGTAACAAACAAGTTAGGACCTTAAGTCCTTGGCCATTGAGTCACAGAAGACTAGACATAAGTAGAATATGTTATATGGGGAAAAGTTTTGTAATGTCCATCACTATAGCAGTGCGCCTTAAGAACCCATTAAATGAACTACCGCTGTAGCAAAAATTAGTTTTGGAGAACCATAGCAACTGTAACCTTGTGTTACTATTACCTATCATGTTCTGAAGCAGGTATGGAGGTTGTAACCACTTGGGAAGATGTCCTTCCCAAAGGTGAGGAGGAGATGGTGGAATGTATGTTTAAAGATCAGGAGATATCTTCAGGCTGTATCTGAATTGGAACTGAGGAAAAAGACTGGAAGGCTAAACTAGGAGAGACCTTTCCTCATCAATATTTCAAGAGCAATGAAGATCCAAAACTCCAGAGTGTACAGTTGCCTGATATGACTCATATTAAAATCTGATACAGCACTCATCTCACCCCCAAAATGAATGAGCACATCTAGTATTTATTAAATAGGAGGCTTAAAATTGGGCATCTGTGTTCCTGCCTTTGGAATCCAAATCCTAAGGACAAAAGGGTATTTTGACTCTTCCCTGTATTCCCTCTTCCCCTTTAAATAGAAACATTGCTTAAAGATATCAGAAAAACCCAGTTCTACAGTCCCTACCCACATTACAGTGATGACCTACGCACCTGTAATATTCTCCGTGCTGAAGTCATGCTCTACCAGTGGGAACAGAAGGGAAGTCTGGTCTGGCTATGTCTAACACTTGTACCGCCTACAGTGGTTTTGCATCCATGTGTAAGTCTCTAGCTCTCTGCATTAAATCACCATAGGAAGATTAGGCAGAGTGCTGGCATTTTGCATAATGCTCCATAgttatactaaaaaaataaacaggactTGTGTCTTCCTGAAAGAGCTCCCCTTGGATCATACTTTGGTCATGTGAAGATCAGGTATCTAAACATCCACTGCCACTCCAATTCTCACAAGCAGTGAGCTATATTCCCTAGAAAGAGCACTTCTTCaattctcccctcccctcttccaCTGGAAGCCCTTTCCAAGCACAGGGAGTGAGTAAAGTACAACACACTACCACACCAAACAAATCTGTGTTCTTTAATAGCCTTTCTAATCtagctgtttttaaatattttgcacataCTCGATTTCTTCAACTTTTAAAAGCCCCGGAGAAGGACTTGTTAGCAACATTGCACTGAGAGAGAAGGCGGAAGTGGATTGTTAACAAAGAAATATCATCAACTGTGTATGAGTTTATTGTGTGATCATATATGAAATGCTGACATAGCATATGCTGCTCTATCATAGAGGACAACAAGAATGACCAGTTTGCAGGTGGACACACCTTCTATTGGAACTATGGAGGGCAATCTGTTTCATACACTGCCATTGATTACCTCCCATTTGCAAGCATCGTGAATTCTGATGGCTGCAGATGTGACACTTTAGAGCCCAAATATTCTATAACTAATTCCCATCCATCAGTGCTGGCAAAAGTATTCCCTGCCATAGCCAGAGGCCTGTGCAGTCAAAAGGAAACCGGTCTCTCACCTTTGGTGGCAGCTGCAATTCTCCTTTACACATGGCTTATAGACTTCCACAGCTTTCTTAATTTGGTCAGTTATAGTTTTCCATTTAGCATCTAAAATacacaggaaggaaaagtcAAAGGAATTAACCCATTAAACTACCAGAGCAACTAGCGGGAGCTGAACATAATTTCTGGTCCAGCTGGCAATAGCAACACACCAAGGTCCCACAACACCCTCCAGTGCTGCTCCAGCCCATGCAGCTCAACGAGAGCGTGTCTAAAGCAAGCGGGGGAAAGAAGAGCCATCACGGGCAAGGAGAGGGGCCACCCAGCTGAGGGGGGGCCGGGGAAGGGGCAGTGGGTCGGGCACCCCGCCACGGTCCCCGGGCTGAAAGGGAAGCCGGGAGGAGCCTATCGGCTCCTCCCGGCTTCCCTTTCAGCCCGGGGACCGTGGCGGGGTGCCCAGGATGCTACCCGGCCgggcggaggaggaggaagcgggACCCCCTCAGCGCCCTCACAGGACATGCAGGCTCCCGCCTGGGCCACCAACCCTCCCCGCCGACGGCGAAAGCGCGTCCCGTTCCCCTTCCCCCGGCAACACCAGCACACACCCCGACGACACGTAAGGACCAGAGCGTCGCTCACCTCCCGGTCCACCCGCCACGGTTGGCTCCAGCCGCCACACGACGGTCACCGCCAAAACCCACAAGGCCAGAGCCGGCCGCCCCATACCGCCGCTGCCAACACCGCCCTGCGCATGCGCGACTCTCCGCTGGTGGCGGGGGCGGGTGATGCCCTAACCAAAGATGGAGGCCGTTGCTGACAGCCCCGCACAAAGATGGCGGCGCTAGCAGCGGGCGTTATGCCGCGGTGCTTGATGGGAACTGTAGTTCTCGCTCTGTGGCGGCAGTGTTCCTCCCCACTCAATGGATGCGTGTGGGGGGACCCCCGCGGGAGCCACGTCGTGACCACAGACGGCTTTTGTAGCTTACGGAATAAAGGTATTGGGGTGTGGGGCTACAGTAAATGGGGACTGTGCTGCAAAAATATCCACTGCCCAGAGAAGGTCTGAGTGTGCATCTGTGATAGTGCCTTCAAATAATCTCCTAGCCACACTTGTTTGCAGCTCAGGAGGCCCACGAGCCTTATGCAGGTGTGGCCCTCACTCCCTTTGagattgtttggttttttttgagggggaacTTCCCTGGACACCTGAATTCATCAGTTTGTCCAACCTGTAAGAGGCTCCTTCTCCTGGCCCAACCTCTTGCTGTTGCCAAGGCCTGATTCACATTGATCATTTAGCATTAAGTCATGAATCAAATTGTTATGGTATAAAGGTTTTGACTGATTTGTATAAACTTCTCTGCAGCTTCAGGGATGTGGACtgcaagaaagaaaggaaacagcaggACTGAGAATTGGAGGTTGAGTGCCATCAACATAATGCGTAGGACCTTctctttgcaaaacagtttctAAGAATACAGTCTTCAAAACTACCTTCCGCTTGGTGTTTGAGTCAGCCTTCAGGAGACAGGTTCATTAACCCAGTGCTGGATGTAATAACTATGCTGATAAGCAGCCAAATTAACGTAAGTAAGAAAGAATGGGGCTAAGCAGACACTGTCCTGATGTGAATCCAGCCCAGTCGATTGATGTTTTGTCCCTAGGTTGAGTGTGGGAAGGCCTGTCCCCTCTTTGTGAGGTCTATGTATTCAAATGTGAACACTAAAACTTCATCTTTCCTAGCCCAGATCCAGCTTGGTGGTTTTGGATTCCAGGAGGAGGTGTTGTGGCTGCTTGTTAATAAGAAGGAGCCACATTTACGTCAAGTTTGTACCTACAGCGTGAAAGCTGAGTAATTAGCCCCAAAAGTCACCAACTCAACTTGTCTTAAAGGTT
This sequence is a window from Balearica regulorum gibbericeps isolate bBalReg1 chromosome 1, bBalReg1.pri, whole genome shotgun sequence. Protein-coding genes within it:
- the POGLUT1 gene encoding protein O-glucosyltransferase 1, with the translated sequence MGRPALALWVLAVTVVWRLEPTVAGGPGDAKWKTITDQIKKAVEVYKPCVKENCSCHQSVWKQDLAPFRGGISKETISDVVSRKLGTHYQIIKNKLYREQDCLFPARCSGVEHFLLGIINRLPDMEMVINVRDYPQVPKWMKPIIPIFSFSKTPEYNDIMYPAWTFWEGGPAVWPIYPTGLGRWDLMREDLRRSAEKWPWMKKISKGYFRGSRTSPERDPLILLSRENPELVDAEYTKNQAWKSEKDTLGKPPAKEIPLVDHCKYKYLFNFRGVAASFRLKHLFLCGSLVFHVGEEWLEFFYPQLKPWVHYIPVRSDLSDIRELLQFVKENDAIAQEISERGRQFITEHLQMEDVSCYWEHLLSEYSQALTYKVKRRKSYSEITSERLKTEL